A stretch of Fluviicola sp. DNA encodes these proteins:
- a CDS encoding HTTM domain-containing protein: protein MAIKNRWQELLFREVSITPLIAFRIIIGALFLFSTLRFVSNGWVKQLYIDPPFHFTYLGFDWVHTLPGNWMYLPFVIMILASLGIIFGAFYRVSASLFFLAFTYVELLDKSYYLNHYYFVSLIAFILIWLPAHAQFSVDAKRKPSIQRETIPNWPIFLLRFQLGIVYCFAGIAKINPDWLLEAQPLRMWLQAFRDLPLVGDLLATSWLAFVFSWFSCFYDLTIPFFLSGNKTRNIAYLFVVVFHILTWLLFPIGVFPWVMILSTLIFFPAGFHHKWLNPLKKLFRWTSRPSQKYISRSRTITSCLSVFLAVQLILPFRYLLYPENLFWHEEGFRFSWRVMLMEKKGYATFYVEDRHTRRSIEITNSDYLTPQQIDQMSRQPDMILQFAHFLGKKYRDTTLHFGSKSVHLSRPRVTADVYVTLNGRPNRHFVSRETDLMQEEYNLKHRKWILPLEN, encoded by the coding sequence ATGGCGATTAAGAATCGCTGGCAGGAACTCCTTTTCAGAGAGGTTTCGATCACTCCGCTCATTGCTTTCCGGATCATCATCGGGGCGCTGTTCTTGTTCAGCACGCTGCGTTTTGTTTCCAACGGATGGGTGAAGCAACTGTACATCGATCCTCCCTTCCATTTCACGTATCTCGGTTTCGATTGGGTTCACACCTTGCCGGGAAACTGGATGTATCTTCCTTTTGTGATCATGATCCTTGCCAGCCTGGGAATCATTTTCGGAGCATTTTACCGCGTTTCGGCAAGCTTGTTCTTCCTGGCATTTACGTATGTGGAATTGCTGGACAAGAGTTATTACCTCAATCATTATTATTTCGTAAGCCTCATAGCATTCATCCTGATCTGGCTGCCCGCACATGCGCAATTCAGCGTGGATGCGAAGCGTAAGCCTTCCATTCAGCGGGAAACCATTCCCAACTGGCCTATTTTTTTACTGCGCTTTCAACTGGGAATCGTTTATTGTTTCGCAGGAATCGCCAAAATCAACCCCGACTGGCTGCTGGAAGCACAACCGCTGCGCATGTGGCTGCAGGCATTCCGCGATTTACCGCTGGTCGGTGATTTACTGGCAACTTCCTGGCTGGCCTTCGTTTTTTCCTGGTTTTCCTGCTTTTACGACCTCACGATCCCTTTTTTCCTTTCCGGCAATAAAACCCGGAATATCGCCTATTTGTTCGTGGTTGTCTTTCACATTCTGACCTGGCTTTTGTTCCCTATCGGAGTTTTTCCATGGGTTATGATCCTGAGCACGCTTATTTTCTTCCCGGCCGGTTTCCACCACAAATGGCTCAACCCGCTAAAAAAACTATTCCGCTGGACCAGCCGGCCTTCTCAAAAATACATTTCGCGCTCACGCACCATTACCAGCTGTTTGTCTGTATTTCTGGCGGTTCAGTTGATTCTCCCGTTCCGTTACCTGCTTTACCCTGAAAACCTGTTCTGGCACGAGGAAGGGTTCCGGTTTTCCTGGAGGGTTATGCTGATGGAAAAGAAAGGATACGCCACTTTTTACGTGGAAGACCGCCATACGCGCCGTTCCATTGAGATCACGAACTCGGATTACTTAACGCCGCAACAGATCGACCAGATGTCGCGCCAGCCGGATATGATCCTGCAATTCGCACACTTCCTGGGGAAAAAGTACCGGGATACCACGCTTCATTTCGGCAGCAAAAGCGTACATTTGTCGCGACCAAGGGTAACCGCAGATGTTTACGTCACCTTAAACGGAAGGCCGAACCGGCATTTTGTGAGCCGGGAAACTGATTTAATGCAAGAAGAATACAATTTGAAACACCGGAAATGGATTTTACCTCTCGAAAATTAA
- the pdhA gene encoding pyruvate dehydrogenase (acetyl-transferring) E1 component subunit alpha: MATKTASKPSKTTNKSALKSTSKFSKETYIKWYKDMLLMRRFEEKAGQLYIQQKFGGFCHLYIGQEAIVAGTVSASKPTDSHMTAYRDHAHPIGLGTDVRVLMAELYGRSTGCSKGKGGSMHFFDKEKNFMGGHGIVGAQIPMGTGVAFAEKYNGTDNVVFVSMGDGAVRQGALHETFNMAMNWKLPVIYIIENNNYAMGTSVERTTNVTDLSKIGDSYEMPSKSVNGMSPEAVHEAVEEAVARARRGDGPTLLDIRTYRYKGHSMSDPQKYRTKEEVAEWMEQDPIEHCLNVIKENKWLTAKEIEEIDAWVKNEVEDSVKFAEESPYPDADDLYEDIYQEPNYPYIIEY; encoded by the coding sequence ATGGCTACGAAAACAGCTTCAAAACCATCAAAAACAACAAATAAGAGTGCCTTGAAAAGCACATCTAAATTTTCGAAAGAGACTTACATTAAATGGTATAAGGACATGCTTTTAATGCGTCGCTTTGAAGAGAAAGCAGGACAATTGTACATTCAGCAAAAATTTGGTGGATTTTGCCACTTATATATTGGTCAGGAAGCAATCGTTGCCGGAACTGTCAGTGCGTCAAAACCAACTGACTCACACATGACGGCTTACCGCGATCACGCTCATCCGATCGGGTTGGGAACGGACGTTCGCGTATTGATGGCGGAATTGTACGGTCGTTCTACCGGATGTTCCAAAGGAAAAGGTGGATCGATGCACTTCTTCGATAAAGAGAAAAATTTCATGGGTGGACACGGAATCGTTGGAGCGCAAATTCCAATGGGAACAGGTGTTGCCTTTGCAGAGAAATACAACGGTACCGATAACGTAGTATTCGTTTCCATGGGAGACGGAGCGGTTCGCCAGGGAGCTTTGCACGAAACATTCAACATGGCGATGAACTGGAAATTACCGGTAATCTACATCATTGAAAATAACAATTACGCCATGGGGACTTCCGTTGAGCGTACAACCAACGTAACAGACTTGTCTAAAATCGGTGATTCTTACGAAATGCCTTCCAAATCAGTAAACGGAATGTCTCCGGAAGCTGTTCACGAAGCAGTGGAAGAAGCAGTTGCAAGAGCAAGAAGAGGTGACGGGCCAACTTTATTGGATATTCGCACTTACCGCTATAAAGGTCACTCCATGTCCGATCCGCAAAAATACCGTACGAAAGAAGAGGTAGCGGAGTGGATGGAGCAGGATCCGATCGAGCACTGTTTGAATGTGATCAAAGAAAACAAGTGGTTGACGGCAAAAGAAATCGAAGAAATCGATGCCTGGGTGAAAAACGAAGTGGAAGACTCCGTGAAATTCGCAGAAGAATCTCCGTACCCGGATGCAGATGATCTGTACGAGGACATCTACCAGGAACCGAACTACCCTTACATTATTGAATATTAA
- a CDS encoding DNA-3-methyladenine glycosylase I yields the protein MSYCDYVLTKPKDDLHRIYHDFHYGTPIEDDNELFGRLILEINQAGLSWDIILKKQANFSEAFDVYRIDKIANYQEDKVNELLQNSGIIRNKLKINAVIYNANQVLLLQKEFGSFKQWLDSHLGKSKEEWVKLFKKHFKFVGGEIVNEFLMSTGYLPGAHHPGCFRYKEEKA from the coding sequence ATGAGTTATTGCGATTATGTTTTAACCAAACCAAAAGACGACCTTCACCGTATCTATCACGATTTTCATTATGGAACACCTATTGAAGATGATAATGAGCTTTTCGGGCGTTTGATTCTTGAAATTAACCAGGCAGGTTTGTCCTGGGACATCATTTTAAAGAAGCAAGCAAACTTTTCCGAAGCTTTTGACGTTTATAGGATAGATAAAATTGCTAATTATCAGGAAGATAAAGTGAATGAATTACTTCAGAATTCCGGTATCATACGAAATAAACTGAAAATAAATGCCGTTATTTACAATGCGAACCAGGTATTGTTATTGCAAAAAGAATTTGGTAGTTTTAAGCAATGGTTAGACAGCCACTTAGGGAAATCCAAAGAAGAGTGGGTGAAGTTGTTTAAAAAGCATTTTAAATTCGTCGGTGGAGAAATTGTGAACGAATTTTTGATGAGTACCGGCTACCTCCCGGGAGCACATCATCCGGGTTGTTTTAGATATAAAGAAGAAAAAGCATAG
- a CDS encoding metallophosphoesterase family protein yields the protein MVKIGLLSDTHGFLPERVFELFKDVDEIWHAGDIGSLDVTDRLKAFKPLRAVFGNIDDQTIRSEFPEYLTFRVEGLSVSMTHIAGKPGRYSKNAVDFIRETKPNIFVCGHSHVLLVQHDKSKNTLWLNPGACGNKGFHSIQTALRFQINGTKIEQMEVIEFGKRSSLNNEDNI from the coding sequence ATGGTAAAAATCGGCTTACTTTCAGATACACACGGATTTCTTCCCGAACGCGTTTTTGAGTTATTCAAAGATGTGGACGAAATCTGGCATGCCGGAGATATCGGAAGCCTGGACGTGACCGACCGTTTAAAAGCATTTAAACCGCTGAGAGCCGTTTTCGGGAATATCGATGACCAGACGATCCGTTCCGAATTCCCGGAATACCTGACTTTCCGGGTGGAAGGGCTTTCCGTTTCGATGACGCATATTGCAGGAAAGCCGGGAAGATACAGCAAGAACGCCGTCGACTTTATCCGTGAAACGAAACCGAATATCTTTGTTTGCGGGCATTCGCACGTTTTACTCGTACAGCACGACAAAAGCAAAAACACCCTTTGGCTGAATCCCGGCGCATGCGGAAACAAAGGATTCCATTCCATCCAAACGGCTTTGCGGTTTCAGATTAACGGGACCAAAATTGAACAGATGGAAGTGATTGAATTCGGAAAAAGATCGAGCCTGAACAATGAAGACAACATTTAA
- a CDS encoding transferase hexapeptide repeat family protein: MAVYSFNGFVPVVKKSSFIHPQAAVTGNVIIGENVYIGPGAAIRGDWGQIIIEDGCNVQENCTIHMFPGTTVTLKKGAHIGHGAIVHGGTIGENCLIGMNAVIMDDVVIEEECIIGALCFVPANTVIPRRSLVVGNPAKIIKEVSDEMIAWKTKGTALYQALPKECYETLIPCEPLEEIEPNRPSQEKMYQTWEAIKKG; the protein is encoded by the coding sequence ATGGCGGTATATTCATTCAATGGCTTTGTTCCGGTTGTTAAAAAATCCAGTTTTATTCACCCGCAGGCTGCCGTAACGGGCAATGTGATTATCGGGGAAAATGTATACATCGGTCCGGGTGCTGCGATCCGCGGTGATTGGGGTCAGATTATCATCGAAGACGGATGCAATGTCCAGGAAAACTGCACCATTCACATGTTTCCGGGAACGACCGTTACCCTGAAAAAAGGAGCGCACATCGGTCATGGAGCTATTGTGCACGGCGGAACGATCGGTGAGAATTGCCTGATCGGGATGAATGCCGTGATTATGGACGACGTGGTAATCGAAGAAGAATGCATCATCGGGGCTTTGTGCTTCGTACCCGCAAACACGGTGATTCCGCGCCGGAGCCTCGTTGTAGGGAACCCGGCAAAAATAATCAAGGAAGTTTCCGATGAAATGATTGCCTGGAAAACCAAAGGAACCGCTCTTTACCAGGCTTTGCCGAAAGAATGTTACGAAACACTTATCCCGTGCGAACCGCTGGAAGAAATAGAGCCGAACCGCCCGAGTCAGGAAAAGATGTACCAGACGTGGGAGGCTATCAAAAAAGGATAA
- a CDS encoding pyruvate dehydrogenase complex dihydrolipoamide acetyltransferase, with protein sequence MAEVIYMPKLSDTMTEGVVAEWHKKVGDAVKSGELLAEIETDKATMEFESFYDGVLLHIGVEKGKTAPVNALLAIIGEKGEDIKSLIGSSAGKAEAPAEEKTEEKKAEEPKKEEAKEVKAEEKAPAAVASAPKTTAPAVSNTSANGRILASPLAKKLAEEKGVDLSFVTGTGEGGRITKRDVDHYVPYDAPARPAAASGGGAMSESYTDEPVSQMRKTIARRLGESKFTAPHFYLTISLDMDNAIAARKSMNSNEGVKVSFNDMVIKAASMALRKHPAINSSWLGDVIRRNNHVHIGVAVAVEEGLLVPVIRFADSKGLTQIGEEVKVLAQKAKDKKLQPAEWEGNTFTISNLGMFGIEQFTAIINSPDSCILAVGGISQEPVVKNGQVVPGNIMKVTLSCDHRVVDGATGAAFLQTFKQYMENPVMMLV encoded by the coding sequence ATGGCTGAGGTTATATACATGCCCAAATTGAGCGACACCATGACAGAAGGTGTTGTTGCTGAATGGCACAAAAAAGTTGGTGACGCTGTTAAATCAGGTGAATTGTTGGCTGAAATTGAAACAGATAAAGCAACCATGGAGTTCGAATCTTTTTACGACGGTGTGTTGTTGCACATTGGTGTGGAAAAAGGAAAAACAGCTCCCGTAAACGCATTATTGGCAATCATTGGCGAAAAAGGAGAAGATATCAAGTCTTTGATCGGTTCTTCTGCAGGTAAAGCAGAGGCTCCGGCAGAGGAAAAGACCGAAGAGAAAAAAGCGGAAGAGCCGAAAAAAGAGGAGGCAAAAGAAGTAAAAGCAGAGGAAAAAGCTCCTGCAGCGGTTGCTTCAGCTCCGAAAACAACAGCTCCGGCAGTTTCAAATACATCCGCAAACGGACGTATTTTGGCTTCACCGCTTGCTAAGAAATTAGCAGAAGAGAAAGGGGTAGACCTTAGCTTTGTCACCGGAACGGGAGAGGGCGGAAGAATCACCAAAAGAGACGTAGACCATTACGTTCCTTACGATGCGCCGGCAAGACCTGCTGCTGCTTCAGGAGGAGGCGCAATGAGCGAATCGTATACAGATGAACCGGTGTCTCAAATGCGTAAAACCATTGCACGCCGTTTGGGTGAGTCCAAATTTACGGCTCCGCATTTCTACCTGACGATCTCATTGGATATGGATAATGCAATTGCTGCACGTAAATCCATGAACAGCAACGAAGGAGTGAAGGTTTCATTCAACGATATGGTGATCAAAGCGGCTTCCATGGCACTTCGCAAGCATCCTGCAATCAATTCATCCTGGTTGGGTGATGTGATCCGCAGAAACAATCACGTACACATCGGGGTGGCAGTTGCAGTTGAAGAAGGGTTGTTGGTTCCGGTTATCCGTTTTGCAGACAGCAAAGGATTGACCCAGATCGGTGAAGAAGTGAAAGTATTGGCTCAAAAAGCAAAAGATAAGAAATTACAGCCTGCTGAATGGGAAGGAAATACATTTACGATTTCGAACCTGGGAATGTTCGGTATCGAGCAGTTTACGGCGATCATTAATTCACCTGACAGCTGTATTTTGGCTGTAGGAGGAATTTCCCAGGAGCCTGTAGTGAAAAACGGACAAGTTGTTCCCGGAAATATTATGAAAGTGACACTTTCCTGTGATCACCGGGTAGTAGACGGAGCTACAGGAGCCGCATTCTTACAGACATTTAAACAGTATATGGAAAACCCGGTTATGATGCTGGTTTAG
- a CDS encoding protein kinase produces the protein MNPAEKYRILEQIDAKKKRKFAHIFLTENKISGVKSILKTVQKTEENSVVQDRLRKEAGFSFIVDGLPETLDFFESDSEIFLFKSFQPGITLADYLDQFRTKEKAQKLFEVLERLEPILEHIHQNKQYHLDIKPGNIIVDSSKGIRVSLIDFGLALNKNETETRKTLFPLGFAAPELLLNELDLVDHRTDYFALGVTCWTCLQGRMPLIDPNPSITTNLQLTYPLPNLDSKYKAFSEVIQKLAAKHQFTVPPNKLNANELKTALVKGMDKRYNSYSTFISDFENRLSQKKGWWPF, from the coding sequence ATGAACCCTGCTGAGAAATACCGGATTTTAGAACAAATAGATGCCAAAAAGAAGCGGAAATTTGCTCACATCTTCCTGACCGAAAATAAGATTTCGGGAGTAAAGTCCATTCTGAAAACCGTTCAAAAAACGGAAGAAAACAGCGTTGTTCAGGACCGCCTAAGAAAAGAAGCCGGGTTTTCGTTCATCGTAGACGGTTTACCGGAAACACTCGACTTTTTTGAAAGCGATTCAGAAATTTTCCTGTTCAAATCCTTCCAACCCGGAATAACACTGGCAGATTACCTCGACCAGTTCCGAACCAAAGAGAAAGCACAAAAACTTTTCGAAGTGCTGGAACGGCTGGAACCGATCCTGGAACACATTCATCAGAACAAGCAATACCATCTGGACATCAAACCCGGGAATATCATTGTGGATTCTTCCAAAGGAATCCGGGTGTCACTGATCGATTTCGGGCTGGCTTTGAATAAGAATGAAACAGAAACACGCAAAACGCTTTTCCCATTGGGATTTGCCGCACCGGAATTACTGCTGAATGAATTGGATCTCGTGGATCACCGAACCGATTACTTTGCACTGGGTGTTACCTGCTGGACTTGTCTGCAGGGAAGAATGCCACTGATTGATCCGAATCCGAGTATTACGACCAACCTGCAACTGACTTATCCGTTACCGAACCTGGATTCCAAATACAAAGCTTTCAGTGAAGTGATCCAGAAGCTGGCAGCAAAACATCAATTTACCGTTCCTCCGAACAAATTAAACGCCAACGAACTGAAGACGGCATTGGTAAAAGGAATGGACAAACGCTACAACTCGTATTCGACCTTTATCTCAGATTTTGAAAACAGGCTGAGCCAGAAAAAAGGTTGGTGGCCATTTTAA
- a CDS encoding TonB-dependent receptor codes for MDFTSRKLSLSFLFSVLVSFSWSQNFEGTIIDQTKSPQFGIFVQCGNQKTMTDEQGKFRVPCDKGPLIIYGDQIDTLVYVLNGIVAPNPIIQVQTSAAVEEVEVRGKRLHYFDIGFIPPIKGVQIATGTNTLIETERQGGAKSSANPRELFAKVPGLNIWESDGAGIQMGVGGRGLSPNRAANFNTRQNGYDISADALGYPESYYTPPLEALQAIEIIRGSASLQYGTQFGGLMNFIIKDPVQTSPFQFTSRNTVGNYGYFGTFNRISGTAGRFEYQAYYQLKTGNGYRPNSDFNQQQGFVQLGYRINENNQIRLEYTRMSYLAKQPGGLTDKQFEEDPKQSVRDRNWFKVDWNILALHYDSKLSKKTYLNIRAFGMLSDRYSLGYLGKISTADPGGKRDMIAGEFKNTGVEARVLHRYKVTKKQKHESAFLVGARYYRGQTTNLQGLATDGDRADFKFEHPDNMENSDFSFPSENFAAFTDNIWFLGNRWTINAGLRFEYIKSSAKGYYYQYAIHPLTLDTLNVSRIESSNTISRSIPLGGAGASFKTGKYSNAYLNFCQNYRAVNFSDIRVANPNIVVDSLIKDEYGNTTELGWRGFIGKYFYTDLAVFTLFYGDKIGLAPQPNTTKKIRTNIGNALNTGVECFVEFDFIKAFIDSSKIGSSIFVNFSYIHATYISSREQSYIGKQVEYVSPIMLKSGLKVRAKNWQVQIQGSYNSAQFSDATNSKLGSGDAVIGEIPAYFVMDLSARYTFKKYFQLEAGVNNLLNTSYYTRRATAYPGPGILPSDGITFYGTLQFTIEVKR; via the coding sequence ATGGATTTTACCTCTCGAAAATTAAGCCTTTCTTTCCTGTTTTCTGTGCTTGTGTCCTTTTCCTGGTCCCAGAATTTCGAAGGAACAATCATCGATCAGACGAAGAGCCCGCAATTCGGGATTTTTGTGCAATGCGGCAATCAGAAAACCATGACGGATGAACAGGGAAAATTCCGGGTTCCCTGCGACAAAGGCCCGCTGATCATTTACGGCGATCAAATCGATACACTGGTTTATGTACTGAACGGAATCGTAGCTCCGAATCCCATTATACAGGTACAAACGTCGGCAGCCGTGGAAGAAGTAGAAGTTCGCGGAAAACGCCTGCATTATTTCGACATTGGTTTCATTCCTCCTATCAAAGGAGTGCAGATTGCCACCGGTACCAATACACTGATTGAAACAGAACGCCAGGGCGGTGCTAAATCGAGCGCGAATCCGAGAGAATTATTCGCTAAAGTTCCCGGCTTAAATATTTGGGAGAGCGACGGTGCCGGAATCCAGATGGGTGTCGGAGGAAGAGGATTAAGCCCGAACCGCGCCGCCAATTTCAACACGCGTCAAAATGGCTACGATATTTCGGCCGATGCACTCGGATACCCGGAAAGTTATTACACGCCACCCCTGGAGGCACTTCAGGCCATCGAAATCATCCGCGGGTCGGCAAGTTTGCAGTACGGAACACAATTTGGCGGACTCATGAACTTCATCATCAAAGATCCGGTTCAAACCAGCCCGTTCCAGTTTACTTCCCGCAACACGGTAGGAAACTACGGCTATTTCGGTACCTTCAACCGCATTTCAGGAACAGCAGGGCGCTTTGAGTACCAGGCATACTACCAATTGAAAACCGGGAACGGTTACCGTCCCAATTCGGATTTCAATCAACAGCAGGGATTTGTTCAGTTGGGCTACCGCATCAACGAGAACAACCAAATCCGGCTCGAATACACGCGCATGAGCTACCTGGCAAAACAGCCTGGCGGATTAACCGATAAGCAATTCGAAGAAGATCCGAAACAAAGCGTGCGCGACCGCAACTGGTTCAAAGTAGACTGGAATATCCTGGCCCTTCATTACGATTCGAAACTTTCCAAAAAGACTTACCTGAATATCCGCGCTTTCGGCATGCTATCCGATCGCTATTCGTTGGGATACCTGGGAAAAATCAGCACAGCTGACCCGGGAGGCAAACGCGACATGATTGCCGGAGAATTCAAAAACACCGGTGTAGAAGCGCGTGTTTTGCATCGCTACAAAGTCACTAAAAAACAAAAGCACGAAAGCGCCTTCCTGGTCGGAGCGCGTTATTACAGAGGCCAGACCACCAATCTCCAGGGACTTGCAACAGACGGCGACCGGGCTGATTTCAAATTCGAGCACCCGGACAACATGGAAAACTCGGATTTCAGTTTCCCTTCCGAAAACTTCGCTGCTTTTACCGACAATATCTGGTTTTTAGGAAACCGCTGGACCATCAATGCCGGTTTGCGTTTTGAATACATCAAAAGTTCGGCAAAAGGCTATTATTACCAATACGCCATTCACCCGCTTACCCTCGACACCTTAAACGTGTCCCGCATTGAAAGTTCCAATACCATCAGCCGTTCCATTCCTTTGGGCGGAGCCGGGGCATCTTTCAAAACGGGGAAATATTCGAACGCTTACTTGAATTTCTGTCAGAATTACCGGGCGGTCAACTTCTCCGACATTCGCGTGGCAAACCCCAATATCGTGGTCGATTCACTAATCAAAGACGAATACGGGAACACTACTGAATTGGGCTGGCGTGGCTTTATCGGGAAATACTTTTACACCGATTTAGCGGTATTCACCCTATTCTACGGAGACAAGATCGGGTTGGCACCTCAACCGAACACCACGAAGAAGATCCGGACCAATATCGGGAACGCATTGAACACCGGTGTGGAATGTTTTGTAGAGTTCGATTTCATCAAAGCATTTATCGACAGTTCCAAAATCGGCTCTTCCATTTTCGTGAACTTCTCCTACATTCACGCTACCTACATTTCATCCAGGGAACAAAGTTATATCGGCAAGCAGGTCGAATACGTGAGTCCGATCATGCTGAAAAGCGGTTTGAAGGTACGCGCCAAAAACTGGCAGGTACAAATCCAGGGATCTTACAACTCGGCGCAGTTCAGTGATGCAACGAATTCCAAACTCGGAAGCGGTGATGCGGTCATCGGGGAAATACCGGCTTACTTCGTGATGGACCTGAGCGCGCGCTACACTTTCAAAAAGTATTTCCAACTGGAAGCAGGTGTCAACAATTTATTGAATACATCTTATTACACAAGGAGAGCAACTGCTTATCCGGGTCCGGGAATCCTTCCTTCGGATGGAATCACTTTTTATGGTACATTGCAGTTTACGATTGAAGTAAAGCGATGA
- a CDS encoding cold shock domain-containing protein encodes MNKGTIKFFNETKGFGFVKEEETNKEYFVHVSGLVDKVNENDAVTFDLEEGRKGLMAVNVKHA; translated from the coding sequence ATGAATAAAGGAACTATTAAGTTCTTTAATGAAACGAAAGGTTTTGGTTTTGTTAAAGAAGAGGAAACTAACAAAGAGTACTTTGTACACGTTTCAGGATTGGTGGACAAAGTGAATGAAAACGACGCCGTTACATTTGACTTGGAAGAAGGAAGAAAAGGATTGATGGCGGTTAACGTGAAGCACGCATAA
- the porQ gene encoding type IX secretion system protein PorQ, producing MKYKLALILLITLPVVTTAQTGGIHSFQNLNSQYNARTMGLGGDAITIYDNDLNLGLNNPAIMNYGMHGRFGFNQSIMASGVNTGALTYARRIRRTMGMVHFRYSSYGKMKRTDIDGTDLGTFTPGDFILGASAQHAFNERMSVGATLNILYSQLDTYTAFGTSLDIAGLYRDSARNLNVVGVIKNLGVQWKGFTTEKNPLPLEVQLGISHKLRHAPFRISLVAQHLQKWNLSYVDPNAKPRVDPLTGDTIQVKQSGFFDNLARHAKVQLEILIGKKLQIRTAFDYQRRKELAIVGRGGLAGFSFGAGMAFKRFSIDYGWYVYSVAGGQHGLTLNFLLSKK from the coding sequence ATGAAATATAAACTGGCGCTCATATTACTTATTACACTTCCTGTTGTTACTACTGCACAAACAGGAGGAATTCATTCGTTCCAGAACCTGAACTCCCAGTACAATGCACGAACAATGGGACTTGGCGGTGATGCGATCACGATTTACGACAACGACCTGAACCTGGGACTGAACAATCCGGCGATTATGAATTACGGCATGCACGGACGCTTCGGATTCAACCAGTCGATCATGGCAAGCGGTGTCAATACAGGAGCACTGACTTATGCTCGCAGGATCAGACGCACTATGGGAATGGTTCATTTCCGCTATTCTTCCTACGGAAAAATGAAGCGCACAGATATCGACGGAACTGATTTGGGAACCTTCACACCAGGTGACTTTATATTGGGCGCAAGTGCACAACACGCTTTCAACGAACGGATGTCTGTGGGTGCAACACTGAACATTTTATATTCTCAATTGGATACCTATACCGCTTTCGGGACCAGTTTGGACATTGCAGGACTTTACAGGGATTCCGCCAGAAACCTGAATGTAGTCGGTGTGATCAAAAACCTGGGAGTTCAGTGGAAAGGATTTACCACAGAGAAAAACCCATTGCCACTGGAAGTTCAATTGGGAATTTCCCACAAATTAAGACACGCACCTTTCCGCATCAGTTTGGTTGCCCAGCATTTGCAGAAATGGAACCTTTCATATGTCGACCCGAACGCAAAACCGCGTGTAGATCCATTGACCGGTGATACCATCCAGGTAAAACAATCCGGTTTCTTCGACAACCTTGCGCGCCACGCCAAAGTGCAACTGGAGATCCTGATCGGTAAGAAACTACAAATAAGAACAGCTTTCGACTACCAGCGCAGGAAAGAACTGGCCATTGTGGGCCGTGGCGGACTGGCCGGATTCAGTTTCGGAGCAGGAATGGCTTTCAAGCGTTTCAGCATCGATTATGGCTGGTATGTGTACTCGGTAGCAGGTGGCCAGCACGGCCTGACATTAAATTTTCTGCTCTCCAAAAAATAA